TCATTGGTTTTATAGGTGGATTTCCTAGTAATGCGACCAGTACAATAGCTCAtaatgtcagtagtccccaataCCCCGTCAGCGTGTCCTTTTACAAAGATCAGGACTTCATCCACGAAATAGGTAAAGGAAATCCTTTGCATGCTCAGATAGGCTCGCACGTCTACGTCAAGGTGTTTACCACAGCTACTGACTGGAACATCAGGATGCGGGTTCACACGTGTTACACAAAACCGACTGAGCACGCACATGACCATATGAAGTACTTCCTTATAAAGGATGGGTATATACATTAATTCAACTCATATGTATCTGAATACAAAAATGTCTACAAATTGAGGAAAAAAACACTTATTAgaaatctttttaaataaaaaggttTGCCAGAAAATAATATTCAGCGTTTCTGTGTTCAATTTGTTGATGTAGTGAAAGAAGAtacaaagaaacatttaaaattttcaaatttgtttttattttccataTGAATTCAACCATAATTTGTCTTACAGGTGTGAAGTTAACACGAACACGCATATAATTTCCCAATCTACGCATGCGACTAGATTTGTGTTCGACAGTTTCGAGTACTCAAATAGCCACGAAGGAATCTATATGTTTTGTGACGCCCTATTCTGTGACTCCTCCGACTGGTCGGCCCAGTGTCGTCAAACGTGCAACCCAGTAACATAAGGGAATCTTGcaacctgaaaatagaaaactgaTGGTTACGAAAACATTTCATAATGTAACTGATTTTAGTTTACTGattatgtgtatttatttcaatgtaaaatttcttATCATGATATATAGCAGTTAAAGTAGTTCTTTTTATTCAGACGGAATGTTACAATAGCTATTCAACATGTTCAGGAAATGAAAGCTGGTGAAAAGACTTGTGTACATGCATTGGAGAGATTAACATCACAAAATCTTTTTGTCTTCCTTTCTGATGGAGATTTTACATTttggtaaatatatattttagagaTAACTTATGAACTGAAACATTCAAACCTCAAGTTTATCGGATTTACAAATTATTCAACAATTCTATTGTTCACAATTCagattcattttctttaatatgcttgtaaatttacaatgaaaacatgCCTTAATCAATAACATTGTTATTAAAATGCAAATGATAGGATTCTATAAATATCTAAAGTGTATGTAGATTTGTCTAAAAGGAAATGTGTATTCGCTGTTGATCTACAACCTCGTGTAAAATTCACTTCTACTTCATTGTGTCATTAAAACAGATGTAAGTAAGCAAGTCTCGTGATTTATCCATCAGTATATCATGACTTTAAGGTAGCGTATGACGCTTTATGATCAACATTGGAACACGGCTTACAGCTGTTAGGTCCCTATAGTTTAaagtttaaatgcatttttataaacaGTATCACctgattttgaaaaattatttgtttcaaatttatgaTTTTCGTATGGTTAAGGGTCACTGCAAATAATATGAGAGTATAAACTGAAGGTGAAAACATACATGAAATTTTGTATTATGGTTCCCTCAAGCATGGAATAATACTTTATAAACTGCAGTAACACTTTTTAGTACAGGTGTACGCCttgttcaaatcttgatgatagataagacattttatttaactttagAACGTGACctatatctttttgtaaaaaGTCATGAAGCTACTAACTTCAAAAGTAATCTAAAGAAGGAAATTATGATGTATTTAATGGGGAAGCTATTCaaaaacttcgtaagattttggatCATCAAATTGCtaaacttataaaatgtttcactaaACGAGGCACATCGCATAATTGTGCCCAGCCTCCTTACTATTGGTCATACCCTCACAGGAAGAGTATGATACAAACTTACTTTCGGATAAAACCTGTACATGTGTAATGCCCGTTAGCGATTAAAACAACTGTAGCAGGTCAGTAGATAGTCACTAGATTTATCGTTGATAATTCCGTTCTAAGCAATTTATAATCAAACAAGGGTTTGTTTTTTCAGTAAGGGATTAAAGATATCCAATACACacaagacccaccacgacctagtgacctactttttcctcccacatgaacttcgtgcaaatcattctgataatactggtataatacagttattctacaagatgacaggtggacaatttaggccctccctgaattaatgtgttttcacaacttcgtctgcaaacttattcagtcattctcttttcagtatacttttataaacatagaataacaacTATCTTActctgtagaaacaaagtgtggtctaaactcaccttaatacataaGGTACTGTgaatactactacattaatttaactatatatttagacattaaacacattgtcttggccttatatatgtcattgtcaatttgtaactagatacttgttatttctcattttcttcatgcaaagcatgtataattaccatcatggaaatacaaaagaatacagttattttgtggcgcgtctttaaggtctagtacactggcaccagatcagaaagaaaatgcctccgtacgtgttataccctacccctaggtattctataagaaccatggtcgcgaacggaaaaatatactaacccgtttcaatcgcgcatttcatacctaaaacacgcagtgcggtaaatgtgtactatggatatcaaacaagtggtaatttatcttccattgtgtaccggtcacattttttcaacacatcttatcttagaaaaacaaagcgtagtttatagtaatttcaacattacacaaaaaacttgcttgaacttccctggtgaagttccgttctagattacaaaaccattctgattggctgttgtgaaaatgtatgtcaatcgtcattttactacacgtgttcgctagaATGTGAAAATGCAacattaatgtgcaaaatgaataaaatataaacagaacagatgcagaccaatgtacgatttcaaattaaagatcatatacaagatgaatttcattcatcatttcgagttttggtgtaaaattgtgattttttttaaattctgtttttgtttgtttacgtttcgccaaacatgtgcacactgccgtgacctctagaccggatgttcattagggaaggtcaagcaagttttttctgtaacgttgacgaaagcataaaatatgttgataatctcagcaatatggaatatcgagacaatgtgactggtgcacgatggaagataaattatcgcttgttaaatatactaggtacccattcaccgaactgcgcgtttaagttgagaaatgtacgattgaaacgggttagtgcactttcccgttcatgaccatggttcttatagaatacctaggggtagagtataacacgtacggaggcattttctttctgatctggtgccagtggtccagtatacctgataTCAACGCTGTTGCGGGAATAAATGTCAAATGTTGTTATTGAAAGccgtgtaatgaagtatttcgacccccatagaataacgaccccacggtcattattctatagaaaaactgacccctccaagtaaaatactgactccctaaagatgactcccttcgaatatcatagaataacgaccccggttattattctatagaaaaagtgactcatTCCATGTAAAacactcactgccgaaattactacattcgaactctcatacaatatcgattcccggacattattctatttaaaaaagttactatttccgtgtaaaacaccggctcctaaaaagactttcgacgataatatctattaaaaagtgatccccaccaaacctaacggacaattttactagatctacaactctaataccctccattgccaataattaacattttgatcgtactactactactggtgccgctacttctattgctattgcTACATGTACTTCTtgttcttctactactactactactactactacttctactactattactacaactgctactactgatactactatacctgcttcaactaatacgtcttgtacatctacctcttcttctcttgctgctgttgttgctgtcacttattcctctgctgctgctgctgctgctactgccactaccactgccactactactactactactactactactttctattgttgccgctaccgtactttactgccactgctaagtattgcaacttctgttaatactaagttctatgctagcagtttcttgtgcagttttcttctgaagaattacttcataccgaagtttgcagggattattgacactggtgtgttttgtgaacgtattgtgaattgttattttcctgaaaaaaaaatgtatacaccaagatacagcgtctagaaatagaatcccttttcccgttgcggaatgctctgatttctgtgtcaagtgatggtatctggggctaatggtcaaacggaaggacggacggacggacggacaagggcaaatctatatgtccccctcccccgagtgggggcataaaatgcagcaataaggccttagatacatgagttatcactaaatttgaccaaatgaccgggggtcgtttttttatgggagtcaatattcttcgtgaggttcagtttacttcacgtgggggagtcatagtactatgatctggaggtcataatactatgaccggagggtcactttttctatagaataatgaccggggggtcattattctatgggggtcgaaatacttcattacaccggctttggattggttgaaaaaaagtGTAGGGAAACTCGTAACATTCAATGAGACATCAgctgattggttgaaaatgtgttgccttgaatcatgaaaatatcttttaaatcttgaaatgtaatgttttctatgcaatttgaagtattttatagctgcctggctatatatttaattctgaaattagcaatttagtgaagtaagtactCGTTGGaaattcaccactaaattccatgcacagttgagggtggttgtctttgaatgtAAATAGAAAACAATGGATCGGGCATGCCCatataaaatggtattttttgtgtgtggaaggctatttgacaggggaaatggcacctcatgtgtcaacGAAAGTTTTGAGGGGGTACTACAGAGCCATTTCTTACAATGTACGCCTATGGAAAAATTGATAGCAGAGTCTGACCATAACTACTAAGTGTCGCATAAATATGTAATTCTTTATTCTACGGATTCGAAGTAAATTTAACTATGCGTTTTTGTAACATTAACTTATTCGtagtaagtttatttttatactcTTAATATCCTATACCTTATTAACATGCATTAAATAAATCTTTAACCTTTTTTGCTGTTTATATTGGTTGAACTGTTTCAAAAATACTGATGCTGTTAATGTTTACAGTTAAAGACACACACACTGGTCATTGAGACAAAACATATCAGATACAGAAATCACGAAGTCAAACACTATATACTCTTTTTGAAATTGATACATTATAGTGGTCTATATAAATGTTCAGAAAGAAAGCATTTTATTAGCTGATTTTGAATATGTCTTTTGCTGGGTTcctgattgtttttaaaaaatggctcatAATTATGTTGCTCTGTATTTTAAACAATAGGCGAGCTTAGTTGACTTTTAAAGAGGCATACTTGCATGTCCTTCTAGAATTTATttaaatcacacaaaaaaaaaacatgcttccAAGGAACTGTATttagcccgtccgcttagctcagtaggtaagagcgttggtctacggatcgcggggtcgtgagttcgatcctcgggcggggcgtatgttctccgtgactatttgataaacgacattgtgtctgacatcattagtcctccacctctgatttatgtggggaagttggcagttacttgcggagaacaggtttgtactggtacagaatccaggaaaactggttaggttaactgcccgccgttacataactgaaatactgttgaa
The sequence above is a segment of the Mercenaria mercenaria strain notata unplaced genomic scaffold, MADL_Memer_1 contig_3541, whole genome shotgun sequence genome. Coding sequences within it:
- the LOC128553161 gene encoding CUB and zona pellucida-like domain-containing protein 1 isoform X1, translated to MNKIRHVYPTAKASDIYLGENKCKGVENGDILIFQQDLSECLTSELLVDGIEVYNNELIYAEHDPVYLFIVLHYNWTVGVQCDIRQNGTAIGGFPSNATSTIAHNVSSPQYPVSVSFYKDQDFIHEIGKGNPLHAQIGSHVYVKVFTTATDWNIRMRVHTCYTKPTEHAHDHMKYFLIKDGCEVNTNTHIISQSTHATRFVFDSFEYSNSHEGIYMFCDALFCDSSDWSAQCRQTCNPVT